A window from Lagopus muta isolate bLagMut1 chromosome 5, bLagMut1 primary, whole genome shotgun sequence encodes these proteins:
- the SLC5A9 gene encoding sodium/glucose cotransporter 4 isoform X2, producing MSQPTPATMEPPVLPEETKAVFGVADIIVVVLYFIFVLAVGIWSSIRASRGTIGGYFLAGRSMTWWPIGASLMSSNVGSGLLVGLAGTGAAGGLAVGGFEWNATWALLALGWIFVPVYIAAGVVTMPEYLQKRFGGQRIQIYMSVLSLILYIFTKISTDIFSGALFIQISLGWNLYLSTVVLLVVTAVYTIAGGLTAVIYTDALQTLIMVLGALVLMFIGFEKVGWYEGLKEKYNTAIPKVIVPNTTCHLPREDAFHLFRDPVTGDIPWPGLVFGLSVLALWCWCTDQVIVQRSLSAKNLSHAKGGSVLGGYLKIFPMFFIVMPGMISRALYPDEVGCVDPSICRRICGAAVGCSNIAYPKLVVELMPDGLRGLMIAVMMAALMSSLTSIFNSSSTLFVIDIWQRIRKNASEQELMIVGRVFILILVVISILWIPIIQSANSGKLFDYIQSITSYLAPPITALFILAIFCKRINEPGAFWGLVFGLAVGLIRMIMEFIYSAPSCGEEDRRPAVLKDLHYLYFALILCVLTATVIVLISLCTPPIPEEKLACLTWWTRHKKSPDIDLKTYKSGSAQINPANGEHDLVESADACSKEEAVPKPPCWKTLYLWFCGLSPSPTSTLSQEERAALERRLTSIEEKPLWKAVCNVNALLLLTINVFLWGYFG from the exons ATTGGAGCATCACTGATGTCCAGCAATGTGGGCAGTGGCTTACTCGTTGGACTGGCGGGCACTGGAGCAGCTGGGGGTCTTGCTGTTGGGGGCTTTGAGTGGAAC GCTacctgggcactgctggctcttggCTGGATCTTTGTACCTGTTTACATTGCAGCTGGAGTGGTTACCATGCCTGAGTATCTGCAGAAGAGATTTGGAGGGCAGAGGATACAAATCTACATGTCTGTGCTGTCCCTCATTCTCTACATATTCACCAAGATATCT acagatattttttctgGAGCATTATTCATCCAAATCTCTTTGGGCTGGAACCTCTACTTGTCCACTGTGGTCTTACTAGTTGTGACTGCTGTCTACACTATAGCAG GTGGTCTAACAGCTGTGATATACACAGATGCACTACAGACCTTGATCATGGTACTGGGAGCTCTGGTCCTCATGTTTATAG gattCGAAAAAGTTGGCTGGTATGAAGGACTTAAGGAGAAATACAACACAGCTATACCCAAGGTCATAGTCCCAAACACAACCTGTCACCTCCCACGTGAGGATGCCTTTCATTTGTTCAGGGACCCAGTCACAGGGGACATTCCTTGGCCGGGCCTTGTATTTGGACTCTCCGTGCTGGCTCTTTGGTGCTGGTGCACTGATCAG GTGATAGTTCAAAGGTCCCTCTCCGCCAAGAACCTCTCCCATGCCAAAGGTGGATCAGTGCTGGGAGGATATTTGAAAATCTTCCCTATGTTTTTCATTGTCATGCCAGGAATGATCAGCAGAGCTCTTTATCCAG ATGAAGTGGGCTGTGTGGACCCGAGTATCTGTAGAAGGATCTGTGGAGCTGCAGTGGGTTGTTCCAACATTGCCTACCCCAAACTCGTGGTAGAGCTCATGCCTGATG GGCTCCGGGGTTTGATGATTGCCGTGATGATGGCAGCCCTGATGAGTTCCCTCACCTCCAttttcaacagcagcagcaccctcTTCGTTATAGACATCTGGCAGCGGATCCGTAAAAATGCTTCGGAGCAGGAGCTGATGATTGTGGGCAG AGTCTTCATCCTCATCCTGGTAGTCATCAGCATCCTCTGGATCCCCATCATTCAATCAGCCAACAGCGGCAAGCTCTTTGACTACATTCAATCTATAACCAGCTATCTGGCTCCACCCATCACAGCGCTCTTCATCCTGGCCATCTTCTGCAAGAGAATTAATGAGCCT GGTGCTTTCTGGGGCCTCGTGTTTGGGCTGGCTGTTGGTCTCATTCGGATGATCATGGAGTTTATTTATAGTGCACCATCCTGTGGTGAGGAGGACAGAAGGCCAGCTGTGCTGAAGGACCTGCACTACCTCTACTTCGCGCTCATCCTCTGCGTCCTCACCGCCACTGTCATTGTCCTCATTAGTCTCTGCACCCCTCCAATCCCTGAAGAAAAG CTTGCTTGCCTGACATGGTGGACGAGACACAAAAAATCTCCTGACATTGATCTGAAAACTTACAAGAGCGGATCAGCACAGATAAACCCAGCTAATGGAGAGCACGACTTGGTCGAAAGTGCAGATGCATGCAGTAAGGAGGAGGCAG TACCCAAGCCTCCCTGCTGGAAAACACTGTATCTCTGGTTCTGTGGTctgtcccccagccccacatcaaCTCTGTCCCAGGAGGAGAGAGCTGCCTTGGAGCGCAGACTTACCAGCATTGAGGAGAAGCCTCTCTGGAAGGCTGTTTGCAACGTTAACGCTCTTCTCCTGCTGACCATTAATGTCTTTTTGTGGGGATATTTTGGCTGA